A window from Dromaius novaehollandiae isolate bDroNov1 chromosome 1, bDroNov1.hap1, whole genome shotgun sequence encodes these proteins:
- the EPHA1 gene encoding ephrin type-A receptor 1 isoform X2 translates to MRSSQEGAGEVHALGAGAKVRGPEPGEQAGAGSEDPSTASMELRTSSSSMELSLSLLLFCALLPPEVPGKEVNLLDTSTAQGELGWLPDPPEVGDCSVLSEGDTDHWLRTNWIYRGEAASRIYVELKFTVRDCKSFKGEVITCKETFNLYYMESEQDVGIQFRRPLFIKLNTVAADRSFTSRDIESGAIQLNTEVCPIGKLSRRGFYLAFQNSGACVAMVSVRVYYKTCAEAVRGLAHFPETLAGSEGLTEVPGTCVEFAAEEMGSPPRMHCSTDGEWLVPMGQCLCAVGFEEVDGSCVACQRGFYRHSLETKRCLKCPPNSSSNESGATSCSCNTGFYRAPSEGQNIACTRPPSAPRNVSFSLIGTQLSLWWQPPSDHGGRKDLTYTVFCQRCLFLACEPCEAGVVFSPGASGLTKPTVDVDGLEAYTNYTFAVEAHNGVSGMGPAPQRTTPAVWVAVGHAAPVTVSQFILTQRDESSLSVSWLAPRQRSRTSVEYEVMFFEKGEEARYTVKHLLEPNVTLTDLQPDTAYLLRVRSITPLGPGPYSQEQEFRTLPPDMGTLSGGVIVSIVFGVLLFMGLLMGLLIFWRKQARRRQSRPDYSTSGFDREKVWLKPYVDLQPYDDPSRGVLEFIKELDVSCVTMENVIGEGEFGEVYRGSLRLPGKERIVVAIKTLKSTYSDSQWWNFLREATIMGQFNHPNIVHLEGVVTKRRPMMIITEYMENGALDTFLRENEEKFSPVQLVSMLQGIASGMTYLSEHNYVHRDLAARNILVTRSLQCKVSDFGLSRILENDAEGTYETKGGKIPIRWTAPEAIAHRIFTSASDVWSFGIVMWEVLSFGDKPYGNMTNQEVMKSLEDGYRLPPPVDCPSILYELMKSCWSHDRSRRPHFQEIQAQLQHFISSPQLLRPVADFDPRVTLRLPSCSGSDGIPYRSVPEWLESIRMKRYISNFRTAGLDTMESILELTAEDLKQMGVSLPGHQKRILCSIQGFKE, encoded by the exons GACTGCAGTGTGCTTTCTGAGGGCGATACTGATCACTGGCTTCGCACAAATTGGATCTATCGGGGCGAGGCAGCCTCCCGCATTTATGTGGAGCTGAAGTTCACCGTGAGGGACTGCAAGAGCTTCAAAGGTGAAGTGATCACCTGCAAAGAGACCTTCAATCTCTACTACATGGAATCTGAGCAAGATGTTGGGATCCAGTTCCGACGACCGCTGTTCATCAAG CTCAACACTGTGGCAGCAGATCGAAGTTTCACAAGCAGAGACATTGAATCGGGTGCCATACAGCTGAACACAGAAGTGTGTCCCATTGGGAAGCTGTCTCGCCGGGGCTTCTACTTGGCTTTCCAGAACTCCGGGGCCTGTGTGGCAATGGTGTCCGTTCGAGTGTATTATAAGACCTGTGCGGAGGCAGTGCGGGGCCTCGCCCACTTTCCAGAGACCCTGGCAGGTTCAGAAGGGCTCACAGAGGTGCCTGGTACATGCGTGGAATTTGCAGCTGAAGAAATGGGATCTCCTCCCAGGATGCACTGCAGCACTGATGGGGAGTGGCTGGTACCAATGGGTCAATGCCTTTGTGCTGTGGGGTTTGAGGAAGTCGATGGAAGCTGCGTAG CTTGCCAGCGAGGATTCTACCGTCACTCCCTGGAGACTAAACGCTGCCTGAAGTGCCCCCCAAACAGCTCATCCAATGAGTCAGGGGCTACGTCTTGTTCCTGCAACACAGGCTTCTACCGGGCACCTTCAGAGGGCCAGAACATTGCCTGCACCC GCCCCCCCTCAGCTCCCCGTAATGTCAGCTTCTCCCTCATTGGCACACAGCTCAGTCTGTGGTGGCAGCCACCCAGTGATCATGGTGGGCGGAAGGACCTGACTTACACAGTCTTCTGTCAGCGCTGTCTTTTCCTGGCATGTGAGCCATGTGAGGCTGGTGTGGTCTTCTCCCCCGGTGCTTCTGGTCTCACTAAACCTACTGTGGACGTGGACGGCCTAGAAGCTTACACCAACTACACATTTGCTGTGGAAGCCCATAATGGTGTCTCAGGAATGGGCCCTGCTCCACAGAGGACTACTCCAGCTGTCTGGGTTGCAGTTGGACATGCAG CTCCAGTGACAGTGTCCCAGTTTATCCTGACACAGAGAGATGAGAGTAGTCTGTCTGTTTCTTGGCTCGCCCCACGGCAGCGCAGCCGGACCTCAGTGGAGTATGAGGTCATGTTCTTTGAGAAG ggagaggaggcacGTTACACAGTGAAGCACCTTCTTGAGCCAAATGTCACTCTGACAGACCTGCAGCCTGACACAGCCTATCTTCTTCGTGTGAGATCCATCACACCCCTCGGGCCTGGGCCCTACTCCCAGGAGCAAGAATTCCGCACCCTTCCACCAG ACATGGGAACTCTGTCTGGTGGAGTCATAGTTTCCATTGTTTTTGGAGTTCTGCTATTTATGGGGCTGCTTATGGGACTTCTCATCTTCTGGCGAAA GCAGGCTCGTCGGAGACAATCACGGCCAGATTACAGTACTTCAGGCTTTGATCGAG AGAAGGTCTGGCTGAAGCCCTATGTGGACCTGCAACCATATGATGACCCAAGCAGAGGGGTGCTGGAATTCATTAAGGAACTGGATGTCTCTTGTGTCACCATGGAGAATGTAATTGGGGAGG GGGAGTTTGGGGAAGTCTATCGTGGGTCCCTACGGCTTCCAGGGAAAGAACGCATCGTGGTTGCCATCAAGACCCTGAAGTCAACATATTCAGACTCGCAGTGGTGGAACTTTCTGCGTGAGGCAACAATTATGGGGCAGTTCAATCACCCAAACATTGTGCATCTGGAAGGGGTTGTCACCAAAA GGAGGCCGATGATGATCATCACTGAGTATATGGAGAATGGAGCGCTGGATACCTTCCTCCGG gaaaatgaggaaaaattcaGCCCTGTGCAGCTTGTGAGCATGCTGCAGGGAATAGCCTCTGGCATGACCTACCTTTCAGAACACAACTATGTGCACCGGGATCTGGCTGCTCGCAACATCCTTGTAACACGCAGCCTTCAGTGCAAGGTTTCTGACTTTGGCCTCTCTCGAATATTGGAGAATGATGCAGAGGGAACCTATGAAACCAAG GGTGGTAAGATTCCCATCCGATGGACTGCCCCAGAGGCCATTGCCCATCGGATTTTCACCTCAGCCAGTGATGTCTGGAGCTTTGGAATTGTCATGTGGGAGGTGCTGTCTTTTGGTGACAAGCCATATGGGAACATGACCAATCAAGAG GTGATGAAAAGTTTAGAGGATGGGTACCGGCTCCCCCCACCTGTGGACTGTCCATCTATCCTCTATGAGCTCATGAAGAGCTGCTGGTCACATGATCGATCAAGGAGGCCTCATTTTCAGGAGATACAGGCACAGCTGCAACACTTCATTTCTAGTCCCCAGCTCCTCCGGCCTGTTGCAGACTTTGATCCCAG GGTAACGCTTCGGCTCCCCAGCTGCAGCGGGTCAGATGGCATCCCCTATAGATCCGTTCCTGAGTGGCTGGAATCCATTCGCATGAAGCGCTACATCTCTAACTTTCGCACTGCCGGCCTTGACACCATGGAGTCCATCCTGGAGCTCACTGCTGA GGACTTGAAACAGATGGGAGTGTCACTTCCAGGCCACCAGAAGAGGATCCTTTGTAGTATACAAGGCTTTAAAGAGTGA
- the EPHA1 gene encoding ephrin type-A receptor 1 isoform X1: MRSSQEGAGEVHALGAGAKVRGPEPGEQAGAGSEDPSTASMELRTSSSSMELSLSLLLFCALLPPEVPGKEVNLLDTSTAQGELGWLPDPPEVGWSEVQQMINGTPVYMYQDCSVLSEGDTDHWLRTNWIYRGEAASRIYVELKFTVRDCKSFKGEVITCKETFNLYYMESEQDVGIQFRRPLFIKLNTVAADRSFTSRDIESGAIQLNTEVCPIGKLSRRGFYLAFQNSGACVAMVSVRVYYKTCAEAVRGLAHFPETLAGSEGLTEVPGTCVEFAAEEMGSPPRMHCSTDGEWLVPMGQCLCAVGFEEVDGSCVACQRGFYRHSLETKRCLKCPPNSSSNESGATSCSCNTGFYRAPSEGQNIACTRPPSAPRNVSFSLIGTQLSLWWQPPSDHGGRKDLTYTVFCQRCLFLACEPCEAGVVFSPGASGLTKPTVDVDGLEAYTNYTFAVEAHNGVSGMGPAPQRTTPAVWVAVGHAAPVTVSQFILTQRDESSLSVSWLAPRQRSRTSVEYEVMFFEKGEEARYTVKHLLEPNVTLTDLQPDTAYLLRVRSITPLGPGPYSQEQEFRTLPPDMGTLSGGVIVSIVFGVLLFMGLLMGLLIFWRKQARRRQSRPDYSTSGFDREKVWLKPYVDLQPYDDPSRGVLEFIKELDVSCVTMENVIGEGEFGEVYRGSLRLPGKERIVVAIKTLKSTYSDSQWWNFLREATIMGQFNHPNIVHLEGVVTKRRPMMIITEYMENGALDTFLRENEEKFSPVQLVSMLQGIASGMTYLSEHNYVHRDLAARNILVTRSLQCKVSDFGLSRILENDAEGTYETKGGKIPIRWTAPEAIAHRIFTSASDVWSFGIVMWEVLSFGDKPYGNMTNQEVMKSLEDGYRLPPPVDCPSILYELMKSCWSHDRSRRPHFQEIQAQLQHFISSPQLLRPVADFDPRVTLRLPSCSGSDGIPYRSVPEWLESIRMKRYISNFRTAGLDTMESILELTAEDLKQMGVSLPGHQKRILCSIQGFKE; this comes from the exons TGGAGTGAAGTGCAGCAGATGATAAATGGTACCCCTGTCTATATGTACCAGGACTGCAGTGTGCTTTCTGAGGGCGATACTGATCACTGGCTTCGCACAAATTGGATCTATCGGGGCGAGGCAGCCTCCCGCATTTATGTGGAGCTGAAGTTCACCGTGAGGGACTGCAAGAGCTTCAAAGGTGAAGTGATCACCTGCAAAGAGACCTTCAATCTCTACTACATGGAATCTGAGCAAGATGTTGGGATCCAGTTCCGACGACCGCTGTTCATCAAG CTCAACACTGTGGCAGCAGATCGAAGTTTCACAAGCAGAGACATTGAATCGGGTGCCATACAGCTGAACACAGAAGTGTGTCCCATTGGGAAGCTGTCTCGCCGGGGCTTCTACTTGGCTTTCCAGAACTCCGGGGCCTGTGTGGCAATGGTGTCCGTTCGAGTGTATTATAAGACCTGTGCGGAGGCAGTGCGGGGCCTCGCCCACTTTCCAGAGACCCTGGCAGGTTCAGAAGGGCTCACAGAGGTGCCTGGTACATGCGTGGAATTTGCAGCTGAAGAAATGGGATCTCCTCCCAGGATGCACTGCAGCACTGATGGGGAGTGGCTGGTACCAATGGGTCAATGCCTTTGTGCTGTGGGGTTTGAGGAAGTCGATGGAAGCTGCGTAG CTTGCCAGCGAGGATTCTACCGTCACTCCCTGGAGACTAAACGCTGCCTGAAGTGCCCCCCAAACAGCTCATCCAATGAGTCAGGGGCTACGTCTTGTTCCTGCAACACAGGCTTCTACCGGGCACCTTCAGAGGGCCAGAACATTGCCTGCACCC GCCCCCCCTCAGCTCCCCGTAATGTCAGCTTCTCCCTCATTGGCACACAGCTCAGTCTGTGGTGGCAGCCACCCAGTGATCATGGTGGGCGGAAGGACCTGACTTACACAGTCTTCTGTCAGCGCTGTCTTTTCCTGGCATGTGAGCCATGTGAGGCTGGTGTGGTCTTCTCCCCCGGTGCTTCTGGTCTCACTAAACCTACTGTGGACGTGGACGGCCTAGAAGCTTACACCAACTACACATTTGCTGTGGAAGCCCATAATGGTGTCTCAGGAATGGGCCCTGCTCCACAGAGGACTACTCCAGCTGTCTGGGTTGCAGTTGGACATGCAG CTCCAGTGACAGTGTCCCAGTTTATCCTGACACAGAGAGATGAGAGTAGTCTGTCTGTTTCTTGGCTCGCCCCACGGCAGCGCAGCCGGACCTCAGTGGAGTATGAGGTCATGTTCTTTGAGAAG ggagaggaggcacGTTACACAGTGAAGCACCTTCTTGAGCCAAATGTCACTCTGACAGACCTGCAGCCTGACACAGCCTATCTTCTTCGTGTGAGATCCATCACACCCCTCGGGCCTGGGCCCTACTCCCAGGAGCAAGAATTCCGCACCCTTCCACCAG ACATGGGAACTCTGTCTGGTGGAGTCATAGTTTCCATTGTTTTTGGAGTTCTGCTATTTATGGGGCTGCTTATGGGACTTCTCATCTTCTGGCGAAA GCAGGCTCGTCGGAGACAATCACGGCCAGATTACAGTACTTCAGGCTTTGATCGAG AGAAGGTCTGGCTGAAGCCCTATGTGGACCTGCAACCATATGATGACCCAAGCAGAGGGGTGCTGGAATTCATTAAGGAACTGGATGTCTCTTGTGTCACCATGGAGAATGTAATTGGGGAGG GGGAGTTTGGGGAAGTCTATCGTGGGTCCCTACGGCTTCCAGGGAAAGAACGCATCGTGGTTGCCATCAAGACCCTGAAGTCAACATATTCAGACTCGCAGTGGTGGAACTTTCTGCGTGAGGCAACAATTATGGGGCAGTTCAATCACCCAAACATTGTGCATCTGGAAGGGGTTGTCACCAAAA GGAGGCCGATGATGATCATCACTGAGTATATGGAGAATGGAGCGCTGGATACCTTCCTCCGG gaaaatgaggaaaaattcaGCCCTGTGCAGCTTGTGAGCATGCTGCAGGGAATAGCCTCTGGCATGACCTACCTTTCAGAACACAACTATGTGCACCGGGATCTGGCTGCTCGCAACATCCTTGTAACACGCAGCCTTCAGTGCAAGGTTTCTGACTTTGGCCTCTCTCGAATATTGGAGAATGATGCAGAGGGAACCTATGAAACCAAG GGTGGTAAGATTCCCATCCGATGGACTGCCCCAGAGGCCATTGCCCATCGGATTTTCACCTCAGCCAGTGATGTCTGGAGCTTTGGAATTGTCATGTGGGAGGTGCTGTCTTTTGGTGACAAGCCATATGGGAACATGACCAATCAAGAG GTGATGAAAAGTTTAGAGGATGGGTACCGGCTCCCCCCACCTGTGGACTGTCCATCTATCCTCTATGAGCTCATGAAGAGCTGCTGGTCACATGATCGATCAAGGAGGCCTCATTTTCAGGAGATACAGGCACAGCTGCAACACTTCATTTCTAGTCCCCAGCTCCTCCGGCCTGTTGCAGACTTTGATCCCAG GGTAACGCTTCGGCTCCCCAGCTGCAGCGGGTCAGATGGCATCCCCTATAGATCCGTTCCTGAGTGGCTGGAATCCATTCGCATGAAGCGCTACATCTCTAACTTTCGCACTGCCGGCCTTGACACCATGGAGTCCATCCTGGAGCTCACTGCTGA GGACTTGAAACAGATGGGAGTGTCACTTCCAGGCCACCAGAAGAGGATCCTTTGTAGTATACAAGGCTTTAAAGAGTGA